One part of the Ailuropoda melanoleuca isolate Jingjing chromosome 6, ASM200744v2, whole genome shotgun sequence genome encodes these proteins:
- the FAM25A gene encoding protein FAM25A codes for MLGGLGKLAAEGLAHRTEKATEEAVHAVEGVVKEVVEHAKEAGEKALADALKKAHDTGDKVVKEVTETVTNTVTNAVTHAAEGLGKLGQ; via the exons ATGCTGGGAGGCCTGGGGAAACTTGCTGCCGAGGGCCTGGCTCACCGCACCGAGAAGGCCACCGAGGAAGCTG TTCATGCTGTGGAGGGGGTGGTCAAGGAGGTGGTGGAGCACGCCAAGGAGGCTGGAGAGAAAG CCCTTGCTGATGCCTTAAAGAAGGCCCATGATACAGGGGACAAGGTGGTGAAGGAAGTCACTGAGACGGTGACCAACACAGTCACAAATGCTGTCACCCACGCAGCGGAAGGCCTGGGTAAACTGGGACAGTGA
- the ADIRF gene encoding adipogenesis regulatory factor, whose protein sequence is MASKGLQDLKQQVQGAAQEAVTAAGASAQQVVDQATEAGQKAMEQVAKSTQETIDKTANQASETFSGLGKKLGFM, encoded by the exons ATGGCCAGCAAGGGCTTGCAGGACCTGAAGCAGCAAGTGCAGGGGGCGGCCCAGGAAGCGG TGACTGCAGCAGGAGCATCGGCTCAGCAAGTGGTGGATCAGGCCACAGAAGCAGGGCAGAAAG ccaTGGAGCAGGTGGCCAAGTCCACCCAGGAAACCATCGACAAGACTGCTAACCAGGCTTCTGAGACTTTCTCAGGTCTTGGGAAAAAATTAGGCTTCATGTAA